The Oleiphilus messinensis DNA segment CACATAACCTACAACACCACCGTTTTGCGACTCTGTGCGAACGATTACCCCTGAGCCCGCACTCTGCGGTCGTCGCTCCGGAGTTTGATTTCGTTGCTTGAATAACCGGTCGGGAACATTAAAAAAGCGTCGAAAGAATGGGTCGTCCAACAAAGGGTTAATCCGCCGGACCTGGGTAAAGGTCGCAATATTCACCACCGCAGGCGTAGCCTGTTTTAATATAGGTGCCAGTGAGGGCACCGGCTTACCTGCGACTTGATCCGGTATCGCCGCCCAGCTTCGTGAAGGCATTATTAACCCAAATATCAATACTGTCAGACCAAGTAACACCACCATTACGGTGACACGACTTTCCCGATTCAGGTTTCCGGCGTAACATTTCACAACATAGGCCTCGTCAAAGTTATTTGTCTGTTTCCGCATCCAATTAAAGCCGGTGATCAGGCTCAATATCCCGCTACGAATGCTTAAGAAGAGTTATAAGGACATTGCAAATTTAAACAACTTACAGCAATTTAATCTTGATTCGCTTGATACTGACGTCATTCGTGATCGCTTCGGCAACAGTCAGGTGTTTTAGCGAATACTAAACGTCTATAATGCGCGAAGGCATGCCCATTTCACAAAGCTTAAAACGAGATTTTCAAACCCACTATGAATAATCCTTCTCCTGCACCTTCGGTAAACAATTTCGATATTATCATTGTTGGCGCCGGGATGGTTGGTTCAGCACTGGCTTGCGGACTTGCAGACGCAGGTTATCAAGTTGCCTTGGTCGACCAACGTCCGGCCCCGGATTATGAACCCGATGCCCCTCCCCATATCCGCGTTTCTGCACTCAGTTACGCCAGCGAATTATTTTTAAGAACATTGGGAGCATGGGACGAAATTGAAAAAATGCGGGCAGCGGAATACAAGCGCCTCGCGGTATGGGAAAAGCTCGATAACCTGGAGCTGAAATTTGGCCAGAAAAGGCTTAATAAAACCGAATTCAATGCCAGCGAGGTCAACAAGAGCCACCTGGGCTTTATTGTGGAAAATGACATCACTCAATTAGCCCTGCACAGAGCGTTCGCACAACGACCCGGGGTACAATTCATTTGCCCGTTTAAAATCCGCAGCATTACCCTCGCAGAAGATTTTGTGCGTGCCGAAAGCGAAGATGAGGTACTTCAGGCCAAGCTCATTATCGGCGCAGATGGAGCCCAGTCACTCGTACGCCAGAGTAGTCACATCCCGCTCAGTGCCAGCCAATATGATCAGCATGCCATGGTGATCACAATTCGCTATGAGGGCAAACAGCAAGACATTACCTGGCAAGCTTTTACGCCGACAGGTCCAGTGGCTTTTTTGCCGTTACCGGATATCGATGGCAGTCACTTCGCCTCATTGGTCTGGTATGACAGTCCAGAAACGATTTCTCAATTGATGAAGCTGTCCAGCGATGAGTTGGTACAGCAGATTAATGCCAAGTATCCTGAAGAACTTCCGGAAATCCTGGACATTGTCGAACGAGGCCGCTTCCCCCTGACTCGGCAACATGCAAAGCGCTACGTCGCACCGAGGGTTGCGCTGGCGGGGGATTCAGCCCACACGATCAATCCACTGGCCGGCCAGGGGGTCAATCTCGGGTTTCAGGATGCGGAAGCTTTGATTGGCGTACTGTCTCAGACGCATGCCCAGGGACAAGACCCCGGACTGATCAATATACTCAAGAATTATGAAGACCTACGCCGGAACCACAATGCCCTGATGATGACCGCAATGGATGTTTTTTACCACAGTTTCAGCAACCAGATCCCGCCACTTAAACTGCTCAGAAACCTGGGGTTACATCTTGCCGACCGGGCTCCATTTGCAAAAAAGGAAGTACTCAAGTTTGCCATGGGGCTTCAGACCCAGCAAAAAATACCGGGTGCCGACTTTAACTGGCGTGACCTTAAACTGCCCGCCCCACCGTTACCCAAATCATTGCCCCGCTTGCCGTTGCCACCGTTTTTGCAACGAAAAAAATAAGTATTATCAATCACTATGGAGCTCACACAATGGCCGATACCATCTTCAAGAAAATAATTGATCGGGAGATACCTGCAGACATCGTTTACGAAGATCAACAATGCCTTGCATTCAAGGATATCAACCCCCAGGCCCCGATTCACCTGTTGATTATCCCTAAAAAAGAAATTGCCACAGTAAACGATATAGAAGCCGCAGACGCCGCTGTGGTCGGCCACCTGTTTTACGTCGCGGCCAAGCTGGCAAAGGAGCTGGGTGTTGCCGATGATGGCTACCGCACGGTTATTAATTGCAACAAACACGGTGGCCAGGAGGTGTACCACCTTCACGTACACTTACTAGCAGGCAAGCCACTGGGGTGGCCACCTTACGCCCCCTAAGGAACAACCCGGGAACTGGCGATATCAGGAACTAAAGCCCAGAATGGAGGGTCGAGTCAACGCCAGTTCCGATTCGATTTCCTCCCAGAGCATTTGATACAGCTGGGTAATGTGGTGAGAGGGCGAGGTTTTCGGAAATGGCTCCAACGAAACGCCCATTTTTTCCAGTTCACTGGAAATCGGAATCAGGGTGTGAAACGCAAAATCACTGTTTTTGAGAATAAATTTTTCGATAATTTCCTGATGCATTGCTCTGCGCTTTTCCACCTGACTGAAAAATATTCGGGTTTCCGGGCGCGTTTTCAGTGAGGTGTTCATAAATTTGAACAACTGCTCGACCGTTCGAAGTGAAAGAATTGTCGGAATAGCCGGTACCAGTAAAAAATCAGCACCACTGATAAGCCCAGCAACAGATTCACTTAGATTGGGTGGGCAATCCACCAAAATCACATCGTATTCATCCTTCAGGGGTTTGAGTATATTTCGAACATCCCGGGCAGACTTACGACGTGCATTGCGAAGCTCCTGATCCATAAGGCGGTAGCTCTGATCTGCGGGTAAAATCTCCAAATTCCGATAATCCGTACCTTTAATGCGCTGGTACACTTCTTTTTTGGATTTTAACAATCCATTCAACCCACCCTTTACTTTATCTTTCACCCGAAAATAAAACGATGCAGCCCCCTGAGGGTCCATATCCCAAATCAGGGTCTTGTAGCCGTAACTTGCTGCTAAATAGGCCAGGTTTACCGTGGTTGTCGTCTTGCCCACGCCACCTTTGATATTAAATACCGCAATCAGTTTGGCCAAAATCATCTCCTCACAACATCAAACGAGCAGACCGAGACCTATCGAGGTCGACCTGCCCAAGGGAACACTATCCAAAAACGCTCCAGCGCTTACACCATACTGAAATAATAAACTGACTGGGGATCAGCGCGTCAATGCAGCCACAACACGACGCGAAGCCTTACCATCAAACTCCTGAAACAACGTATAGAATGCGGCTTTGAGCTCATCATGTGAGCCGCACATATCCGCCTCGATTCGGTTCAGTAAATCCAATGTGCCCTGGCCTGCCGTTTCGTCCAGCTCATCGCGCAAAAATGCTAATTTACCGGTTTGCACGGTAATATCCTGAAAATCCCCCAATACTGTTTGCAGGCGTTTTACATTTTTAACCAATCTCGTGTACCGACGGTCGGTAAACAACGGCGCAAAAAACTCAAGTAAATATCGCATACGCTTGAAGTCGAGCCGCAGCTCGTGGAATGCTTCATCAGGGGCATCAGCATCCAGTTTCCGGCCATCTGCGATCAGCGTTGTGTAACATTTCCGGATTTTCTTCTCGGCAAATTGTTGCAGCGTTGGATCGCCATCGCGGTTCACATGAGCCTGTAAAAATGCCATCCAGCCTGTCGCCCAATCCCGAAGCGCCTGAGATTTGAGAAATGCAAACAGCTTCTTTTGGGCACCGATACGCTTCTCTGTCAGTTTTTCTGCCAAAGGTGTTAACAACGCCTCTTCCTCCGCGTATTGCTCACGCCAGCTGCGGATTTTCAATAGGAAAACATCGAGATCACGAACATCCGCGCTCAAGTCACCCAACTGTTTCAACACGGGCTTGAACTCCGCAACAGTTTGCCGATCATACAAGCTGGAGGCTTCTTTCAACAATGCGCGAGCCTTGCGCAGATTCACGCGATACTGATGCAAAAACTCGGTATCAATATCTTCAAGAACACCGTCATAATGCAAGACCATACCGGCAAAGGCTTCGGCCAGCATCAACTTGATTCCCTGTGGAGCTGGCGTTTTTCCCTTCACACTAACGGAAGGGACTTTTTCCATTTCTTGTAACGAACACAAGTGTTTCGAGATTTTTGCCGGGAAAGGGTTCGGTAATGCTACAGATTGATTCCACTTGCACAGCCCCTTTGCGGCTTTTTCTCGCCCTTTGATTGTTTGTATTCTAATCAGATTATAAGTTTCCAATTTGTCCGATAGCTGCTCAGTCTGCACCTGATCCAAATCGAGGAAGGCAAACACCTGATCCTGATCGTCGAGCAATCGATATCGACGAGCGACGACCTGAAATTTTATGCGCTCCTGCAGAGCCCAGTAACCGCACTGCTTAGCGACCCCTGTGCTCAGTTCCCCCTCAGGAATATCCCAAGAGAACCGTGGCCAATGCACTTGTCGACGCTTTGGTACAGGATACCAGGGGACACATGCAATCTGATGAAACGCGTTCGCTTTCCCCCGCTCAACAACAAAAAGCGCTTGCTGACTTTTCTGCTGCTGAAGCCCCAGACAATACTGAGAACTGGAAAAAAATGGCAGCGCAAAACTGTCTAAAACGGCTAGATCATAGCGACACACACCTTCTTCATCACACCTTACGGTATGCCCCAGGGCATTGCGTAACGTTTCAGTTAATGCTTCCGTGTTCTCAAGCCCGGAAGAGAGCTCATCTTTGGGCTCGATAATTCGGGCATCTCGGGAAAAGAGCGTTAATGAGGAAAAAGACATAAGGTATGTGTAACTCCTAAAACTATGACGGTTCCAATTTCGTGAACAATTTCAGTGCGTGAAACGAGCCTGATGAAAGCAAGAATCGTGAGTCGCAGTGAAAACCTCACTCAGCCGGCGGAACACTGATATCGCCCAGGGCTTCCTGCAGAATACTTCGGCCAATTTCTTTCGAAGGCGCAATAAGCGCGCTACGCAACGCTTCATTCAGTGCAGAAAAGTAGCGTAATCCAGCGGGAGATTCAGCAAATCGTATATAGCGTTTCAATTCATCATCATTCAGTGTTCTGTAAGTATAAAGGTAATTGGTAAACACTTGCTGACCGATTAACCCCCGTGTCATGAACCGGTTCGCTTCGACCATTTCAGTCAACATCGCGTAGTCGGGCATTCCCGCTCCCTGCCCGGCATCAGCAAAAGCCCCAACCAAAGCCAATTGAACTGCCATGGCTGTTTCCAATGCGGCCTCGGTGGTACGGGTCGCCCGGTCGAAGTTTTCGAAGAGTTTCTCTCTGGGCGTGCCTTTGTATTGTTTCTGCAAGGTAACGGTTTGAGCGCTCATTTCTTCAAATCCCGCCATCGTCGCCGCAGTGGTTTCGAGTTTCACCACTTTTTGGCCCAAAGGTGACATTAACCACGCCAATATCGAATCCACATGCTCACTACTGAGCTTGCTATTAAGGTGTTGCTTCACCTGACTGCCCAGATCATCGACATCAATAGTGCGCTCAATAATCTCCGTTACCTGCTGAGTATAACGGGTGCTGTGTTCACTCTCCGCTGCACTGCTTGCTACGCCCTCCTTTAGAATGCTTGGAAACTGTGCAATGGCATCTTGAATCCCTGATTGTAGATACAATTGCTCAATTTGCGCAGCTCGATCAATATTTGCGGCATATACTGCAAGGGGTGCATTAAGTAGTAATAATAAAAATGCCAGCCAGCTAGCTGTGCCTTTTATCGGTAACGCCAATACCTGGTTCCTCAGTGTGTTCACCATCAGTATCTCCATCCGTCTTTATTCATCATCGGAGCACCTTCATCTATCATCTGTCGCCAGATAAAGCGCACAACGATAACCAAATATAGCGCACAACGATAACCAAATATAGCGCACAACGACAGTACTTAGTGTTAATCAGCAAAGCGCTTAATTCAAGCTCTCCGGCAACAAGACCTGTTTCCGGATTATGCAGACGATATGCCGAGTAGATCGAATTTTGCCTAATTGCAAGTTTCGCCGCATTGATTTTAAATTTTTTTTCATTTAATCTCTGTCTTGGCGATGGCTACGACGGGTCAATACCCACCCTAAGTATCAGCAGGCGCTTCCAGTAACCGATCTAATCGCCTCAAAGCGAGCAGCACAGGTTACTCCGAAGTTTGGCAGTTCCCGCTATGTCCTTCCTTAGAGATCTCTGACTCGCGCCTATAGCCCATCGCACGTGACCTGTAATGCCGAGAAACCACTACTCAAGCTTTTGTCTGCAAGAGCATAAATCCACAAAATAATCTAACAATCAAAAAATATAGGTAAATGGAATGGAAGAGTTTGATTTCAGTGCCTGGAAAGTCAATCTTCAGGCCTCCACCGTTACCCATGAATCTGGCTTTTCAATTCAGTTCGAAGGCAAGCCAGGTCGCAATTTCAATGGTTCCCCCAGAAATTGGCCGGAAGGACTTGGCGCACTGGAAAAAGCTCGTCTACTACGATTCGGTTACGAAGCGTTCAGGCAAGCCGTACAATCCCTTGACGAGAAGCGCGCTAAACGCGCAAAGAGCATGGCTTTACAACGGGACTAGTGCGGTCAAAAAGCCGTTCTTCCTGTCATAAAAAAACCCTGACAAACAGGGTTTTTTTATTATTCAGCGCGTAAACTTGCAGTAGAATGTTGTTGCAGATTAATCACCCGCAACAGTTGCTTCCACTTTCTCCATGGGCGTATGACGCACGTCTTTACCTTTAACCATGTAAATAACGTGTTCGGCCAGATTACGAGCATGGTCCCCAATTCGCTCAAGCGCACGCAATACCCACATGACACTCAGAATTCGGGAGATACTGCGCGGATCTTCCATCATAAATGTAACCAGTGAACGCATTGCGGATTTATATTCGCTGTCCACGGAATAGTCTTCACGCATAATTTCGACTGCCATTTCTGCATCCAGACGGGCAAAACAGTTGAGAGCCTGATGCACCATCTGAGCGACATGATTGGCAATATGACGCACTTCAACGTAACCACGGGGTGGTTGGCCTTCCTCAGCGAGGTTGATGGCGATTTTCGCAATCTTTTTCGCTTCATCGCCAATACGCTCAAGGTCATTTACCATTTTCGCAACAGAAACGACCAGACGCAGGTCTCGCGCCGCCGGTTGACGTCGAGCAATAACCTGAACGCACTCCTCATCGATGGTCATTTCAAGCTTGTCAACTTCACGATCACGGAGGCGTACTTCTTCTGCCACACCACTGTCACCGTTCATTAACGCACGAACAGCATCACTAACCTGCTGCTCGACCAGGCCACCCATTACCAAAAAGTGATTTTTCAACTCCAGCAATTCGGTATTGAATTGCTGGGATATATGCTTATGCTGTGTGAAATCCTCGTTTTTCAAATCCATATCACGCTCCGAAAAGGACAATATTTTTTATTAAATGTACATTCCAACTCGGAAAATCCCTAGCCGTATCGACCGGTGATGTAGTCTTCAGTCTGCTTTTTACCAGGATTGGTGAACAACTCATTTGTAGAGCCGAACTCCACCAGATCCCCCATATACATGAAAGCAGTATAGTCTGAAACACGAGCTGCCTGTTGCATGTTGTGAGTTACGATTACGATGGTGTAATCGTCTTTCAATTCATGAATCAGTTCTTCAACTTTCAACGTTGACAGTGGATCCAATGCAGATGCAGGTTCATCCAGCAGCAAGACTTCCGGCTTAACCGCAACCGTACGTGCGATAACCAGTCGCTGCTGCTGACCACCGGACAGCCCCAGTGCACTATCATCCAGACGATCTTTTACTTCATCCCACAAGGCTGCAGACTTCAATGCCCATTCAACAGTTTCATCAATGAGACGCTTTTTATTGATGCCCTGAATACGCAGGCCATAGGCTACGTTTTCATAGATACTTTTCGGGAACGGGTTAGGCTTCTGGAATACCATGCCGACTCGACGACGAAGATCTGCAACATCGACAGAACGTTGATAGATATTGTTCTGACCGATAAGCACCTCGCCTTCGATGCGACAGCCGTCCACCAGATCATTCATGCGGTTGAAGCAGCGCAACAGGGTCGATTTACCACAACCAGACGGCCCGATAAAGGCGGTAACGCGCTTTTCGGGGATCTGCATATTAATACCATGCAGTGCCCGCTTCTCCCCGTAGTACAACTCCAGGTTCTTCACTTCCAGAGCAATCTTCTCGTTCTCGAGCTTCAACTGTTCAGTGGATGAGTTAATTGCACTAATATCGATGGCGTGAGTGCGGGTCGCCTGCTCTTCATTCTGAGCACTTGTAGGGGTATCAATCGCGTTTTCTGTCACGTTCGTTTCCTGCATGGTTTTAGTGCTGTCATTGGGTTTCAATATATTACTCATTATTGCTCTCCCGACTGCTCGGACACAGTGTTTAATTTTAATTCGGTTTACATTTCCAGCGCTTTATATTTTTCACGCAAATGGTTTCGTATTCCTACTGCACTTAAGTTCAACACTGCGATTACCAGCACCAACAGCAATGATGTGGCGTAGACCAATGGTCTTGCAGCTTCAACATTTGGACTTTGGAAACCAACATCATAGATATGGAAACCAAGGTGCATAAATTTTTGATCCAGGTGGAGGTACGGATAGTTACCATCCAACGGCAGCGAAGGCGCTAACTTGACTACCCCAACCAGCATTAACGGAGCAACTTCCCCCGCAGCCCGCGCTATCGCGAGAATCATTCCAGTCATCATTGCCGGACTTGCCATCGGCAAAACCACCCGCCACAGGGTTTCTGCTTTGGTTGCACCGAGTGCCAGACTGCCTTCCCGCATTGAACGGGGAATCCGTGACAGTCCTTCTTCCGTGGCAACAATAACCACAGGCAGTGTCAACAATGCCAACGTAATAGACGCCCACATGAGTCCCGGCGTACCGAAAGTTGGTGAGGGTAACGCCTCAGGAAACATGGCCTGATCAATACCGGATCCCAAAAAGTAAATAAAGAAGCCCAGACCAAATACACCATAAACGATTGAAGGTACACCCGCCAGGTTATTTACGGCAATGCGGATAATCCGGGTGATCCCGCCCTGATGTGCATACTCGCGCAAATAGATCGCAGCGATAACCCCCATTGGTGTAACCATAATCGACATGATGATAACCATCAATACGGTACCGTAGATTGCAGGGAAAATCCCACCCTCGGTATTGGCCTCACGTGGGTCGTCGGCCACGAACTCCCAGAGTTTGGAGCCGTAATGCGCCACTTTCTGCCCCAGTCCCATTGCATTAGGCTGGAAAACACGAACGATTTTCGCGAGATCAATCTCTACTTCATGGCCGTCAGCCGTGCGTGCGACAATACTGTCGCGATTGATCTGCTCATACAAATCAATCAGATTCGCTTGCAGCCCTTCATAACGGAGGTTCAATTCCGCCCGCTGGGCATCCAGGTCGGCAAGCCGTTCCGGTGTGTTCTTACCGTTCAGTTCCAAACTACGCTGTTTAAGACGTAAACGCTCCAGCTCGTAATTGATCGCGCCGATATCACCTTTTTCGATATCGTGAATATCAGCAAAGATTGTCAGTGCACGCTCCAACCGGGTTTCCAGTTCCTCATGTGCAGAATCACCATTGGAAACAACCCGCCCGCTTTCTTTCACGCTGACCAGATAACCGTAAAAGTTACCCCATTCACGACGCTCAATCGCAATCGCATCTTCTGGTTGATGAAGATCAACAAGTTGATCCCGTAAAACCCAGCGAAAATCAAAGCCGGAAACATCCCGGTTACCAATTTTAAGCAGAACCCGCTCTTTAAATTCGACATCTTCCGGTATATCGAGTCCCGCCGTTCGAAGCTGGCTCGCGGAAACATCCTCGCGCTCCACCAACTCACCCATAATCATGGCACGACTGCCATCTCTACCTACATATTCTGCCTCAAGAATATCGTGTGGCCAGAAATGAGCCAAACCTTTGCTGGCGATGAACGCCAAGAGTCCAAACACCATCACCAGACTGATTGTTACGGCACCCGCATTCAACCAGACCCAGGGTTCACCTGACGATGTCCACTTTTTAAGGGGCATTCGCATAATCTGTTACCTCAAAACCATTTAAACGTTGTCTCATCAGGTGGCACCATTGCCACCTGTGCTTTGCAATGATCTTTAAATCACACTGTATTTGGAACGGAGCCGCTGTCTGACAAACTCAGCTGCGGTGTTCACAAAAAATGTGAAGATAAACAGCACGAATGCTGCCAGGAACAAGATTCTGAAATGAGAGCTCCCCACTTCAGATTCCGGCATTTCGACTGCGATATTTGCAGATAACGTCCGCATTCCCTCAAATATGTTGATATCCATTATCGGCGTGTTACCAGTCGCCATTAATACGATCATCGTTTCACCAACTGCGCGGCCCATACCGATCATCAGGGCGGAAAATATTCCGGGGCTGGCGGTTGGTAGAATAACTCTGACCATGGTTTGCCACTGAGTAGCGCCTAAAGCGAGCGAACCATAGCTCAAATGTTTCGGCACACTGAAGATTGCATCTTCAGTGATCGAGAAAATGGTCGGGATAACGGCAAAGCCCATTGCAGCGCCGACCACCAACGCATTACGCTGGTCAAAGTCAATTCCTACTTCATTGGTCAACCAGTTACGCATATCGCCGGCAAACAACAATTGCTCAACAAATGGGCTAATTTCAAAGCTAAACCAGCCTATAAACAACACAAGCGGGATGAGCAATAACGGGTCCCAGCCTTCCGGTATCATGTGTCGAATTTTCTGTGGCAGATTGACCCAGACAAAGCCAAATATAAGGATCGCTATCGGCATCAACATAAGAACCACAAAAACACCGGGCAAATTCGACTCCATGAATGGCGCAAAGAACAACCCGGCCAAAAAGCCCAAAATAACCGTAGGCAAAGCCTCCATCAGCTCGATTGCCGGTTTAACTTTACGACGGAGTGACGGTGCCATGAAGTAAGCGGTGTACAAGGCACCACAAATGGCGAGAGGTGTTGCAATCAACATGGCATAAAACGCCGCTTTCAACGTTCCAAATGCCAGAGGCGAGAGGCTGTATTTCGGTTCAAAATCATTGGTCGCAGCGGAAGATTGCCATACATAATCAGGCTCTTCGTAGCCTTCGTACCAAATTTCCTGCCACAATGCAGACCAGGAAATTTCCGGGTGCTCATTATCCACGTTCCAGAAACTGACCTTGCCATTCTCCATCTCGAACAGGATACGATTGGCTCTTGGGGCAATGGCCATCATGCTCACCGGGGTCGATGCCATGGATTCGCTCAGCACCATACGATTGGCTGTGGAGTAGTAGATGGACAGTTTTCCGGCGGCATCAACAACCATAAAACCTTTGCGACGCTCTTCTGGTTCGATTACCAGGGTTGCCGCAGACACTGGCTGGAAATCACGTACTTTTTCAACCCGATATTTGTTTTCGTTGTCTCGCACCATAAACCACTGGCTGACCTGGCCCGCGGAATCACCCACCAGAAGGGAAGCCCCACCTAACAGGAACTGGATGTCAGTTACACTGTTTTTATCCGAGGTCAGGTTAACTGAGCCATTCAATTGAGGCGCGTCCTTATCCCGGATATCGTATACAGAAAGCTTTCGCTGATCGCTCAGAACAAACATCCAGCTTAATGTTGGATCCACCAGAACATTCTCGATATGACCACTGACATTCGGCATCTCCAGATCGGCTTCTTCCAATGAAATCTCACCGGTCATGAAGTTTTCATCTTTCTGGTAGTAGGCACCGTAAATCTGATCCTGTTGACTTACACCCGCCAGAAACAGCGCACTCTCGGTATTGCGTACAGAAATTGATTTAAGTGGTATTCCAGGTGCCAATCGGAGCGGCTCCTGACCTACGGGGTATTCAATGAAAGGGGTGATCAAGCGCTCATCGTTTGGATAGGTCACTTTATAACTGTGCTTGAATACAATAGCAGTCCCATCACTGAGTCCGGCGGCCAATACACGACTTGCAGAAGAAGCATTACCCAGGGATGTTACTGTAGCCCCCGGCGCCGCAGGCAAGGTTTCAGTCGTAATAACGTCGCCATTTTCCGTATTGAAAAAGACAATTTTGCCTTGATCTGTCACTCGGGTAGCAATTTCAGCCTGCTCTTCCATAGCCAAATACAGTGTCTCACCTGACTCAACCTGTGCGACATCATAGGTGGATACTTCATGAATCTCAGCACCACCAAACAGAGGCAATACTTCATACAGCAAGTAAAAGAAAATCAGTGTAATGGCGACGATAACACTCACACCACCTAAACCGATTGAAGCCTGTGCCAGCTTGTCTTTGAACGCTCGCCGCTTTCTGTAGCGCAGAATTTGCGGCGACTCCAAATCCAGTTCTGGCATTGTTGCAGAGTTATTTTGTGTCATGTAAATCGCACCTGATTAATCGATTAGAGCCACAATAATCGCGAAATATGACAAATTTGTTACAGAATTGTCATATTATGCTTTCTAGCAGGATGTAAAAATTGGGAGCATAAAATATTCAACACTGCATGCATTAAAAAATAATGACAATGCTATACAGAGCTTTTTGATTTAAATAGAAAAATTTTCTTGGGGCGCAAATTGTCTCGAAACGCAAAGAAGAGGCATAAGCCCCTTCTTTGTTTTAACCTGGCGAGCGCTAAGAAAGCTTAGTTCAGACTCAGGTTTTGAAGACTTTTCGTTGCAACAGAAGAAGGCAGTGGAACGTAACCATCTTTAACAACGACTTCTTGTCCTTGTTTGGAAAGTACCAGCTTCACAAACTCACCTACGATTGGATCCAGGTTTTTGTTTGGCGCTTTGTTTACGTAAACGTACAAGAATCGGGACAGTGGGTATTTACCCGCTACTGCATTGTCTGGAGTGGCATCAACGAAATCATCACCAGGCTTTTTCGCCAAAGCAACGGCACGTACGGATGCAGTTTTGTAACCAATGCCAGAGTAACCAATACCGTTTACAGACTCAGAAACCCCCTGAACAACAGACGCTGAACCCGGCTGCTCGTTCACGTTGTTTTTGAAGTCACCTTTACACAAGGCCTTCTTCTTGAAATATCCGTAAGTACCCGATACGGAATTACGACCGAACAATTGAACAGATTGGTTAGCCAGATCACCACCAACGCCTACGTCGCTCCATTTAACTGCATCTTTCTCGTATCCACACTTACGGGTAGAGGAGAAGATTGCGTCAACCTGAGCAATAGTCAGACCTTTAACAGGGTTATCTTTGTTTACGAATACCGCCAGGGCATCGATCGCAACTGGAATTGCGGTTGGCTTGTAGCCAAATTTTTTCTCGAAAGCTTCAACTTCTTTGTCTTTCATCTGACGGCTCATTGGCCCCAGGTTTGAAGTTCCTTCAGTCAAAGCCGGAGGCGCAGTAGAAGAACCCGCCGCCTGAATCTGGATGTTGACGTTTGGATAGTTACGCTTAAAATCTTCTGCCCACAACGTCATGAGGTTGGCCAAAGTATCTGAACCAACAGACGAAATGTTGCCAGAAACACCAGATGCTTTTGAATAGGTGTTCAGAGCAGGATCTACTTTTGCTGCAGCCATTGCAG contains these protein-coding regions:
- the pstA gene encoding phosphate ABC transporter permease PstA, giving the protein MRMPLKKWTSSGEPWVWLNAGAVTISLVMVFGLLAFIASKGLAHFWPHDILEAEYVGRDGSRAMIMGELVEREDVSASQLRTAGLDIPEDVEFKERVLLKIGNRDVSGFDFRWVLRDQLVDLHQPEDAIAIERREWGNFYGYLVSVKESGRVVSNGDSAHEELETRLERALTIFADIHDIEKGDIGAINYELERLRLKQRSLELNGKNTPERLADLDAQRAELNLRYEGLQANLIDLYEQINRDSIVARTADGHEVEIDLAKIVRVFQPNAMGLGQKVAHYGSKLWEFVADDPREANTEGGIFPAIYGTVLMVIIMSIMVTPMGVIAAIYLREYAHQGGITRIIRIAVNNLAGVPSIVYGVFGLGFFIYFLGSGIDQAMFPEALPSPTFGTPGLMWASITLALLTLPVVIVATEEGLSRIPRSMREGSLALGATKAETLWRVVLPMASPAMMTGMILAIARAAGEVAPLMLVGVVKLAPSLPLDGNYPYLHLDQKFMHLGFHIYDVGFQSPNVEAARPLVYATSLLLVLVIAVLNLSAVGIRNHLREKYKALEM
- a CDS encoding ABC transporter permease subunit; amino-acid sequence: MTQNNSATMPELDLESPQILRYRKRRAFKDKLAQASIGLGGVSVIVAITLIFFYLLYEVLPLFGGAEIHEVSTYDVAQVESGETLYLAMEEQAEIATRVTDQGKIVFFNTENGDVITTETLPAAPGATVTSLGNASSASRVLAAGLSDGTAIVFKHSYKVTYPNDERLITPFIEYPVGQEPLRLAPGIPLKSISVRNTESALFLAGVSQQDQIYGAYYQKDENFMTGEISLEEADLEMPNVSGHIENVLVDPTLSWMFVLSDQRKLSVYDIRDKDAPQLNGSVNLTSDKNSVTDIQFLLGGASLLVGDSAGQVSQWFMVRDNENKYRVEKVRDFQPVSAATLVIEPEERRKGFMVVDAAGKLSIYYSTANRMVLSESMASTPVSMMAIAPRANRILFEMENGKVSFWNVDNEHPEISWSALWQEIWYEGYEEPDYVWQSSAATNDFEPKYSLSPLAFGTLKAAFYAMLIATPLAICGALYTAYFMAPSLRRKVKPAIELMEALPTVILGFLAGLFFAPFMESNLPGVFVVLMLMPIAILIFGFVWVNLPQKIRHMIPEGWDPLLLIPLVLFIGWFSFEISPFVEQLLFAGDMRNWLTNEVGIDFDQRNALVVGAAMGFAVIPTIFSITEDAIFSVPKHLSYGSLALGATQWQTMVRVILPTASPGIFSALMIGMGRAVGETMIVLMATGNTPIMDINIFEGMRTLSANIAVEMPESEVGSSHFRILFLAAFVLFIFTFFVNTAAEFVRQRLRSKYSVI
- a CDS encoding PstS family phosphate ABC transporter substrate-binding protein, with translation MKFRKLCAALTVVAATAGAGTAMAAAKVDPALNTYSKASGVSGNISSVGSDTLANLMTLWAEDFKRNYPNVNIQIQAAGSSTAPPALTEGTSNLGPMSRQMKDKEVEAFEKKFGYKPTAIPVAIDALAVFVNKDNPVKGLTIAQVDAIFSSTRKCGYEKDAVKWSDVGVGGDLANQSVQLFGRNSVSGTYGYFKKKALCKGDFKNNVNEQPGSASVVQGVSESVNGIGYSGIGYKTASVRAVALAKKPGDDFVDATPDNAVAGKYPLSRFLYVYVNKAPNKNLDPIVGEFVKLVLSKQGQEVVVKDGYVPLPSSVATKSLQNLSLN